The window CGGCGGATGGCCTTAAAACATCGCTTGATAAGGCCGAACGGGTTATTACTTTAAACGACGGTAAAAACGACGTAAAACTTATTTTGGGTGATTCTCCTGGAATAAAAAAACGTTATGCTCGTGTGGATGGCGATAGCACAACTTATCCCATTGAATTTGAATTAAGTGAGACCTCGGTGAATCCTAAAGATTGGATTGATTGGGAAACATTTAGTGTGAATGCGCAAGATGTGGCGCAAATTCAGTACAAAGATATTACTGTAAAAAAAGAGGGTGATGTTTTTACTATTCCCAATTTGGCGGATGATGAAGAAGTGAATCAGTTAGTATTAGATAGTTTTGTAAAAAGTTTACTGCATGTGAATATGGAAGATTTGTTGGCTAATACCGATAAGCCTTCGTATGCCTGGGATAATCCTTATGTAAGCTGGAAGGTAACGTTAACAAGTGGTGATGTGATTGATTTTACAATTTCTCCAATACAGCCCGAAAACGCGCATGTTCTTAAAATTTCCAAATTTCCGGGTAAGTTTATACGCGTATCGCCGCAAACGGCCGATAAGCT is drawn from bacterium and contains these coding sequences:
- a CDS encoding DUF4340 domain-containing protein, coding for MNKWIKILSGVVFLQLGLIALVYFFTPNMGEYTSGKKLLSFKPESIVKVSILSHGGGYLEVVKGALGWSMPKDFDAPVSNVRMEEFLNKLTSVTQTWPAASTLEAADGLKTSLDKAERVITLNDGKNDVKLILGDSPGIKKRYARVDGDSTTYPIEFELSETSVNPKDWIDWETFSVNAQDVAQIQYKDITVKKEGDVFTIPNLADDEEVNQLVLDSFVKSLLHVNMEDLLANTDKPSYAWDNPYVSWKVTLTSGDVIDFTISPIQPENAHVLKISKFPGKFIRVSPQTADKLKTYNLENLVQKKVPPADAPVLP